A region from the Paludicola sp. MB14-C6 genome encodes:
- the acpS gene encoding holo-ACP synthase, whose translation MVEISRIEKSITKDPRFITRFFGVEEQKFLTKKEQTKQYYQTIAANFAAKEAFSKALGTGIRGFRLSEVEILRNELGAPYIKLSGKAAEIVQKLRLDFSVSQSHTDQHAIAIVVAYPIS comes from the coding sequence ATGGTCGAAATTTCTAGAATTGAAAAAAGTATAACAAAAGATCCTCGTTTTATAACGAGGTTTTTTGGGGTTGAGGAACAGAAATTTCTTACAAAAAAGGAACAAACGAAACAGTATTATCAAACCATTGCGGCGAATTTTGCAGCAAAAGAAGCGTTTTCCAAAGCATTAGGAACAGGAATTAGAGGGTTTCGTTTGTCAGAAGTTGAAATTCTTCGTAATGAATTGGGTGCCCCTTATATAAAGCTAAGCGGTAAAGCGGCAGAAATTGTGCAAAAGCTTAGATTAGATTTTAGCGTGAGTCAATCTCATACAGACCAACATGCCATTGCAATTGTTGTGGCATACCCAATATCATAA